The genomic interval GATGCAACTGGGCTTTTCAAGATAATGTCTACCACCACTTCGCATTCTAGCTCAGCGAGGTTTCGCTGAATGAGTTCAGCAATACTCTTTTGCCAGACTCATATAGTTTTCTTTTAAACATTGCTGATGTTTTATGACCTCATCGATGCATTGTATTGAATTGTATCTAAAACTATCGAGCTCTGCTGCGGTTTGATTTCTGTGATTGACAATAGTGCTATCAACACGCTCATCTGCAAGTAATCGTTTCACGCAGTCTAAATGACCACGCTCCACTGCATCATGCAAAGCAGTATATCCCACGTTATCCTGTTGGTTAGGATCAAGCTTGTGATCGGCAAGAAATAAATCAAGAACAGCGACATCGCCAATCGATGTAGCCCAGAAGAGGATAGGTTCCGAACTTGCTTGTATCGCATTGATATCAATTGCGGGGGTTTTCAGAAGCATTTCTATTATTTTAAATGCTTGTTTATACTCTTCCCCTTTTGTTCCTGCCAATCTGTGTATCGCCTCTCCTATAGGAGTTGTACAATAGTGATCACTGGTATCAACTACTTTAAGATTAGGATAAGCCAGTAAACATCCGCGAATAGCGCGCACATCATTAATACGGATAGCAACAATGAGATAATCTATATTTTCATTGATGATACCTGGGTTACTGTTTTTAAACGTCGTTTGAAAATACTCAAGATCTTCTTTTCTTTCTTGCTCTTTAAGTTCAATCGTTTTTTGAATCTCCTCATCTTGAGTCATCTTAATTATGGACTCTCCACGATGAGGACCTTTAAATAAGGTGCCCGGATATTCAATCAATAGTTTAGCCGTATTTTTATGTCCGTTTTTGAGTGCCAATTGTAAAGGCGTAATACCATTTACGTTACTGGTATCTGGATTAGCGCCACCATAATAGACTAATGCACGAATATTTTCATCGTTTCCTGCTCTGGCTGCAGCATGGATACTAGTACTGTAGTCGTGGGTCGGTTTTGTCACTGTTTCTGGATAATGCTCCATTAAGGACTGTAAAATCTTGGGATCCTTAGAGGCCGCATAATAAGCACTGTACTCACTGGGTTTGGCTCCATGTTTGAGTAAAGATCTTACCAGATCTACTCTATTTGCACGGATAGCATAATCTAAGGCGTGATCACTATCTGTTCTGGTAGCGTTGGCACCGGCGTTAATTAACACGTCAATCATTTCAACCGAGCTCACCAAACATAATGGTTCCTCACCATACCAATTAGTTTGATTCACAGCATTAGGAAACATCTGTACAAGTGATGAAACAAGAGCTACATTGTTATTCATCACCGCAAAATGTAATAGATGATAGCCTTGCAAGGTTTGTTTCGATAAGGGCCAAGATTTTATTTCATCTAAATCATGAGTAGTCACCTCATCATTAAGGAAGCGTTGCAAAATTTCCAGGCGCTCATTTGTGGGTTCAAGACACACACCTAAAGTTTGCAGTTGTTTGTCAAATTGTTCTGTAGATTTCCCTGAGGCGCTTAACTTCCACCGTTTCAGCATCAATGCAGTTTGCGCTATTTCCTTATTTTCTTCAGTATTAAAATGCTCCGTTAGCAATCGTTTTATTAACTCAAGTTGTCCTTCTGGCATTAGTTTTTGAATAATTAATCTCATGATCAGGTGTGGTGCAGTTGGATTATTTGCATGAAGAGCAAGATATTCTTTCAAATAAAAATGTTCAAAAAATTTTACAGTATCAGTAAGTAATTGTTCGGCTATGTTTTCAGGTAAAAACAGCTGATATTTCGTTTTTAAAGCGATTAGCAGACTGTAAAGACTGCAATTACCTACAGTTTGAAAATCACCAGGAATACTATCAATAAATACCAAACCGAGGAGGCTGTGCAGATCTCGTTGAATAAATGCTTTATTTGATTCCCACTCATCGTTACAGAGTGTAGAAAACATATCTTTGGTTATATTTTCGGGTTTGGATATTTTGTAATGTTCTATCGTGGCATCAGTACTGCATCCACCACCATTATTACGGTATAGATCATTTTGTTTAATAACAAGATCTATCGTATGCTCAGGCCAACCTGTGATAATTTCGACACCCGAATTTTTACTGTCCTCTATCATAGAAAGCAGCATTTTTTCATTAGCGGTATTTGTAGATTGATAATAAGAATGGGATATAGAATAAAAACGCATCGCTTTTACTGCCATATTTCTTACTTCGCGAATAGTATCCAGATACTCTTTATTTTTATTACTTGTTTGGCAATGAGCAATATATGCATTCATTAAATATATCATAAAAGGGGCTGTATCCCGTGGAGAACTTCCGGTGAGTTTGATAAGACGGTCCTCTTTAGGTATCGAACCACTTAATGAAAATAAATGACCGAACATTTTACTTGCTTTCTCAATATCTTGTCTTGATTTAGCGTGACATTCATCCTCTAATGCAAGCGTGCCTTCATCTAAATTATCTAGCGAAAAACCAAATTCGTTTAAATAAGTTAGGGCACGTAAACGTTCCTCACTGTTATCCGGGGTCAAATTTTTTAAATGATGAATAACTGCTTTTAAATCAAGCTGAGGTTTGAGCATTTTAAAATTGCTGTTAAGTACAGTGTTTGTATATCCAGAATAGTTATGAATCGCGCACTGTGCAAAGCAATATTCGACATCAATAGCAACCTGGGCATCAATAAGCGCTGAAGTTAAAGCAATTATTGCTTCCTCAGAGACCAACCCCTGACGAAAATCATTAAAGAATTCGGCTACAGTTTTTTTAACAATTTCCCCACCATCTCTTTGATCTTTACATAGACTGAGAAGTGAAGAGAGTGTGGATTGAAGCGTATAATCTTCGCTTTTGAGGATTTCACTTAATATAGACTGACCATCTTTATATTTTTCAAAAAGTGATGCAGGATGAAGTTTCAGGATCTGTATTAATAAGGCATTACTTGCATAGTCGGATCTACCCGCCCTATTCTCAACAATTAAATCAAATACGGATTTACCCTGATTATTTTTATGATCAACATCAATAGCCTTATTAATAAGAAGTTGCGCTATTTCTCCTGCCTGAAATTCACAAGAGATAGTTGCCAGTTGCAGATAGTTATTTCCATCTTTATCCAAGAGATCAA from Legionella sainthelensi carries:
- a CDS encoding ankyrin repeat domain-containing protein, producing MNSSSLLKLLNEVDSSYNVLEKLKEAHFAVTDRTDEGDSVLHILAKSKHAQTRYFFDYLQNLVNAGADAIAIDNQNNFFLSYYLDQGVRYNDNETFRLLLKNEDFDINQIITSDKTLFEFIYDSRDWNVRDSMEMFIKHKKFNPNLKTSKHNSILLHMISENVFAHKEHLQKVANHPLTNPNIKNNNGQTTLDLILSDTSYKNMGLVTALINHEQCDIDLLDKDGNNYLQLATISCEFQAGEIAQLLINKAIDVDHKNNQGKSVFDLIVENRAGRSDYASNALLIQILKLHPASLFEKYKDGQSILSEILKSEDYTLQSTLSSLLSLCKDQRDGGEIVKKTVAEFFNDFRQGLVSEEAIIALTSALIDAQVAIDVEYCFAQCAIHNYSGYTNTVLNSNFKMLKPQLDLKAVIHHLKNLTPDNSEERLRALTYLNEFGFSLDNLDEGTLALEDECHAKSRQDIEKASKMFGHLFSLSGSIPKEDRLIKLTGSSPRDTAPFMIYLMNAYIAHCQTSNKNKEYLDTIREVRNMAVKAMRFYSISHSYYQSTNTANEKMLLSMIEDSKNSGVEIITGWPEHTIDLVIKQNDLYRNNGGGCSTDATIEHYKISKPENITKDMFSTLCNDEWESNKAFIQRDLHSLLGLVFIDSIPGDFQTVGNCSLYSLLIALKTKYQLFLPENIAEQLLTDTVKFFEHFYLKEYLALHANNPTAPHLIMRLIIQKLMPEGQLELIKRLLTEHFNTEENKEIAQTALMLKRWKLSASGKSTEQFDKQLQTLGVCLEPTNERLEILQRFLNDEVTTHDLDEIKSWPLSKQTLQGYHLLHFAVMNNNVALVSSLVQMFPNAVNQTNWYGEEPLCLVSSVEMIDVLINAGANATRTDSDHALDYAIRANRVDLVRSLLKHGAKPSEYSAYYAASKDPKILQSLMEHYPETVTKPTHDYSTSIHAAARAGNDENIRALVYYGGANPDTSNVNGITPLQLALKNGHKNTAKLLIEYPGTLFKGPHRGESIIKMTQDEEIQKTIELKEQERKEDLEYFQTTFKNSNPGIINENIDYLIVAIRINDVRAIRGCLLAYPNLKVVDTSDHYCTTPIGEAIHRLAGTKGEEYKQAFKIIEMLLKTPAIDINAIQASSEPILFWATSIGDVAVLDLFLADHKLDPNQQDNVGYTALHDAVERGHLDCVKRLLADERVDSTIVNHRNQTAAELDSFRYNSIQCIDEVIKHQQCLKENYMSLAKEYC